A window of Selenomonas ruminantium subsp. lactilytica TAM6421 contains these coding sequences:
- the speE gene encoding polyamine aminopropyltransferase, translating to MEIWFSQMDTENVKTSVRVDRQLFSRQSEYQRIDVFESREFGRMIVLDGEIIFSEADEFIYNEMVVHVPMAVHPCVKNVLIIGGGDGGVAKVLTQYPEIEAIDVVEPDEMFIEVSREFFPETARGFDDDRVKITNMDGLRFLRRCRDKYDLIINDSTDPFGHTEGLFTREFYGNCYRALHDDGIMVYQHGSPFYDEDEAAFRAMHRKAYQSFPVSRVYQASIPTCPAGIWMFGFASKKYHPLKDFDAQRWNERQLETWYYTTHLHKGAFMLPKYVEDILSEEEMKK from the coding sequence ATGGAAATATGGTTTTCCCAGATGGATACGGAAAACGTCAAGACTTCTGTGCGGGTGGACAGGCAGTTATTTTCCCGGCAGAGTGAATATCAGCGCATCGATGTCTTTGAATCCCGGGAATTTGGCAGGATGATCGTGCTCGATGGCGAAATCATCTTCTCAGAGGCGGATGAATTCATCTACAATGAGATGGTGGTTCATGTGCCCATGGCAGTTCACCCCTGTGTGAAAAATGTGCTGATCATCGGCGGTGGCGACGGCGGCGTGGCCAAGGTGCTCACCCAGTATCCGGAGATTGAGGCCATCGATGTGGTGGAGCCGGATGAGATGTTTATCGAGGTTTCCCGGGAGTTTTTCCCGGAGACCGCCAGGGGCTTTGATGATGACCGGGTGAAGATTACCAACATGGACGGCCTGCGCTTTCTGCGCCGCTGCCGGGACAAGTATGACCTCATCATCAACGATTCCACGGATCCCTTTGGTCATACGGAAGGGCTGTTCACCCGGGAGTTCTATGGCAACTGTTACCGGGCCCTGCATGATGATGGCATCATGGTCTATCAGCATGGCAGTCCTTTCTATGATGAGGATGAGGCGGCTTTCCGGGCCATGCATCGCAAGGCCTATCAGAGTTTTCCCGTGAGCCGGGTCTACCAGGCAAGTATTCCCACCTGTCCGGCAGGCATATGGATGTTCGGCTTTGCGTCCAAAAAGTATCATCCCTTAAAGGACTTTGATGCGCAGCGCTGGAATGAACGTCAGCTGGAGACTTGGTATTATACGACACATTTGCATAAGGGTGCTTTTATGCTGCCCAAATATGTTGAGGATATTCTTTCAGAGGAGGAAATGAAAAAATGA
- a CDS encoding AAA family ATPase: MEKTLITISRQFGSGGREVAEILTKKLHCHHYNSKLVEMAAQNLHNGIHIEEAIARSYHTPEEAQGNLDKYEGRERIVENNRMYIEQAKIILNLADRPESAIFLGRCADYILRNRADVFSFFIYADDDFRSARCKTKYQGMSLRDLNREENRRKQYYEFYTGQIWGEPTNYDLMINTSNIPLEVAADTILAYIEYKRAAAARAVCGE, translated from the coding sequence ATGGAAAAGACGTTGATAACGATTTCCCGGCAATTTGGCAGTGGTGGCCGGGAGGTTGCTGAAATTCTGACGAAAAAACTTCACTGCCACCATTATAATAGTAAATTGGTAGAAATGGCCGCCCAGAACCTGCATAATGGCATCCATATCGAAGAGGCTATTGCGCGTTCGTATCATACACCGGAGGAGGCGCAGGGAAACCTGGACAAATATGAAGGCCGTGAACGCATTGTGGAAAACAATCGTATGTACATCGAGCAGGCCAAGATCATCCTGAATTTGGCAGACCGGCCGGAAAGTGCAATCTTTTTGGGGCGTTGCGCCGATTATATTCTGCGTAACCGTGCAGATGTATTTTCTTTTTTCATCTATGCGGATGATGATTTTCGCTCAGCACGCTGCAAGACCAAGTATCAGGGAATGAGCCTCAGAGACCTCAACCGGGAAGAAAACCGCCGTAAACAGTATTATGAGTTCTATACGGGTCAAATTTGGGGGGAACCTACAAATTATGATCTGATGATCAATACCAGCAACATACCATTAGAAGTGGCGGCAGACACGATCCTTGCCTATATTGAATATAAACGGGCAGCAGCTGCCCGCGCTGTGTGCGGCGAGTGA
- a CDS encoding aminotransferase class I/II-fold pyridoxal phosphate-dependent enzyme, protein MDRINQHTAPVYEAMLELRKRRVVPFDVPGHKRGRGNPELVDFLGEKCVGVDVNSMKMLDNLSHPISVIKEAEELTADAFGAQHAFFMVHGTTSAVQAMVLSTVRAGEEILLPRNVHKSVINALVLCGGIPVYVPVRVNHQIGIATGMALSDVERAIRQHPQAKAIFVNNPTYYGIASDLKGIVELAHQAGMKVLVDEAHGTHLYFGDNLPISGMAAGADLAAVSMHKSGGSLTQSSIMLCGKDVDAEYVQQIINLTQTTSASYLLISSLDLSRRNLALHGRESFEKVSSMAEYARAEINEIGGFYAYGRELIDGDSVFDFDVTKLSVFTQGIGMTGIEVYDMLRDEYDIQIEFGDIGNILAYISIGDRIRDIERLVGALEDIADRSAAADRKELYCGEFIAPELVMSPREAFYAQGEKLPLEKTVGRVAGEMLMCYPPGIPILTPGERITQEILDYIEYAREKGCSLQGTQDPECREMRILTEI, encoded by the coding sequence ATGGATCGAATCAATCAACATACCGCGCCGGTTTATGAGGCAATGCTGGAACTGCGCAAACGGCGTGTTGTTCCGTTTGATGTGCCCGGACATAAGCGGGGGCGGGGCAATCCGGAGCTGGTGGATTTTCTTGGAGAAAAATGCGTAGGAGTGGATGTCAACTCTATGAAGATGTTGGATAACCTGAGTCATCCTATCTCGGTTATCAAAGAAGCAGAAGAGCTGACAGCCGATGCCTTCGGTGCACAGCACGCGTTCTTTATGGTGCACGGTACCACTTCGGCGGTACAGGCAATGGTGCTTTCGACTGTGCGGGCGGGAGAAGAAATCCTCTTGCCCCGCAATGTGCATAAGAGCGTCATCAATGCGCTGGTGCTCTGTGGCGGTATTCCCGTCTATGTGCCGGTGCGGGTGAATCATCAGATCGGTATTGCCACGGGCATGGCCTTGTCCGATGTGGAGCGGGCCATCCGGCAGCATCCCCAGGCCAAGGCCATCTTTGTCAATAATCCGACTTACTATGGCATTGCCTCTGACCTCAAGGGCATTGTGGAGCTGGCCCATCAGGCCGGCATGAAGGTGCTGGTTGATGAAGCCCATGGCACCCATCTGTACTTCGGGGATAATCTGCCCATTTCCGGCATGGCAGCCGGCGCGGATCTGGCGGCGGTTTCCATGCATAAATCCGGTGGCAGCCTGACCCAGAGTTCCATCATGCTCTGCGGCAAAGATGTTGATGCGGAATACGTGCAGCAGATCATCAATCTGACGCAGACCACCAGTGCGTCCTATCTGTTGATTTCCAGCCTTGACCTCTCCCGCCGGAATCTGGCCCTGCATGGCCGGGAGTCCTTTGAGAAGGTCAGCTCCATGGCCGAATATGCCCGGGCGGAAATCAATGAAATCGGCGGTTTCTATGCCTATGGACGGGAGCTTATCGATGGGGACAGTGTCTTTGACTTTGATGTGACCAAACTCTCCGTATTTACGCAGGGCATTGGCATGACGGGCATTGAGGTCTACGATATGCTGCGGGATGAGTACGACATCCAGATCGAATTCGGGGATATCGGCAACATTTTGGCTTATATTTCCATCGGCGACCGCATCCGTGATATCGAGCGGCTGGTGGGGGCGCTGGAGGATATTGCCGATCGCTCGGCGGCAGCGGATCGGAAAGAACTCTACTGTGGGGAATTCATTGCCCCAGAGCTCGTGATGAGTCCCCGGGAGGCTTTCTATGCCCAGGGCGAGAAACTGCCTTTGGAGAAAACTGTAGGCCGGGTAGCCGGGGAAATGCTCATGTGCTATCCGCCGGGGATTCCCATCCTGACACCGGGCGAGCGCATCACTCAGGAGATCCTGGATTATATCGAATACGCCCGGGAAAAGGGCTGTTCCCTGCAGGGAACCCAGGATCCGGAGTGCAGGGAAATGCGCATTCTGACAGAGATTTGA
- a CDS encoding saccharopine dehydrogenase family protein: MSKLMIIGCGGVASVAIHKVCQNDEVFDELMIASRTVSKCDALKEKLQGQTKTKITTAQIDADDVEALTKLIKEYKPDAVLNVALPYQDLTIMDACLAAGVDYIDTANYEPEDTEDPEWRKIYEKRCKELGFSAYFDYSWQWAYEDKFKAAGLTALLGTGFDPGVTSVFAAYAKKHYFDTIDTIDILDCNGGDHGYPFATNFNPEINLREVSAPGSYMENGKWIEIPAMSIKREYDFEGVGKKDMYLLHHEEIEALGRNMPEVKRIRFFMTFGQSYLTHMNCLENVGMLSTTPINYNGQEIVPIQFLKALLPDPASLGPRTKGKTNIGCIFTGKKDGKERSIYIYNVCDHQECYKEVGSQAISYTTGVPAMIGAMLVATGQWKKPGVFTTDEFDPDPYMEALNKWGLPWKVEENPVLVD, encoded by the coding sequence ATGAGCAAATTGATGATTATCGGCTGCGGCGGCGTGGCCAGCGTGGCCATCCATAAGGTGTGCCAGAATGATGAGGTATTTGATGAACTGATGATTGCCAGCCGCACGGTTTCCAAGTGCGATGCCCTGAAAGAAAAACTGCAGGGCCAGACGAAGACCAAAATCACCACGGCCCAGATTGATGCCGATGATGTAGAAGCTTTGACCAAGCTCATCAAAGAATACAAGCCTGATGCGGTGCTGAACGTAGCCCTGCCTTATCAGGATCTGACCATCATGGATGCCTGCCTGGCTGCCGGTGTGGATTATATCGACACGGCCAACTACGAGCCGGAGGATACGGAAGATCCGGAATGGCGCAAGATCTACGAGAAGCGCTGCAAGGAGCTGGGCTTCTCCGCGTACTTTGACTATTCCTGGCAGTGGGCCTATGAGGATAAGTTCAAGGCTGCCGGCCTGACGGCGCTCTTAGGTACGGGCTTTGACCCGGGGGTGACCTCGGTGTTTGCGGCTTATGCCAAGAAACATTACTTTGACACCATTGACACCATCGATATCCTGGACTGCAATGGCGGCGACCATGGCTATCCTTTTGCCACCAACTTCAATCCGGAAATCAACCTGCGGGAGGTTTCCGCCCCCGGCTCCTATATGGAAAATGGCAAATGGATCGAGATCCCGGCCATGAGCATCAAGCGGGAGTATGACTTCGAAGGCGTGGGCAAGAAGGATATGTACCTGCTGCACCATGAGGAAATCGAAGCTTTGGGCCGCAATATGCCCGAAGTAAAGCGCATCCGTTTCTTTATGACGTTTGGTCAGAGTTACCTCACGCACATGAACTGCCTTGAAAACGTCGGCATGCTGTCCACTACTCCCATCAATTACAACGGTCAGGAAATCGTGCCGATCCAGTTCCTCAAAGCCTTGTTGCCGGATCCCGCATCCCTGGGCCCCCGCACCAAGGGCAAGACCAATATCGGCTGCATCTTCACGGGTAAGAAGGACGGCAAGGAACGTTCCATCTATATCTACAATGTCTGCGACCATCAGGAATGCTATAAGGAAGTGGGCTCCCAGGCCATTTCCTATACCACGGGGGTGCCGGCCATGATCGGTGCCATGCTGGTGGCCACGGGCCAGTGGAAGAAGCCCGGTGTCTTCACCACCGACGAATTCGATCCGGACCCGTATATGGAAGCCCTGAATAAATGGGGCCTGCCCTGGAAGGTGGAAGAAAACCCGGTATTGGTGGACTAA